A DNA window from Litorivicinus lipolyticus contains the following coding sequences:
- a CDS encoding glycerol-3-phosphate acyltransferase, which translates to MAAPFSAVCGILAGVKNNNQTPVRARWHLAGTAQFDEADLPPDLPWAVLPFDAASRALARQLTTQRLVDGGQFSGTVVPCTVAFGDGPTARHQRGLRRWLARLLNPRSARIRVGKPTDNPKWLQRQFYQGLAAKPESFDALFQSVIAQPMLADLSGDEHRRVRRHLKVLAARPNHTLTRLGDRVLGWFWTRFYSDVEIAGLTPVRGALGDATPVYLSTHRSHLDYLLLSWVLYRARLAVPLVAAGINLNLPLVGSVLRRGGGFFIRRSFQGDPLYPRVVQAYIHSRLLNRQPLEFFPEGGRSRDGLTRTLKLGLLKYVVEAARDPAMPPIALVPVGVAYDRMPDGGGYRYELEGRSKRSEGLADLPKAWRALRSDPLGRVRVSFSPPQRLHRDSALAEVGWAVGQQWQTDMPASAVGQLGLIVPGFAGHRARVSELGRALAVLQAAAGLPRRRDCLDEVRQLGYLERDEGEDAIVYAPAAARDQLSYAAGALRHRALALGLLSIAVLGGASARRTHSLFELAWPSMAPDLYLDADWSPPLDAARNALAEAGLLDPKPNANYRLLAALAEPVVPAVTRMLAILRQHLDAPDAELDEQLARAHDGARDALLLSGRSELNVLDIKAYRRFVVHLDDIGARVDGRLTRRARRTASRLLLAFEQLDRQFVI; encoded by the coding sequence ATGGCTGCGCCCTTCAGTGCGGTTTGCGGTATCTTAGCCGGCGTGAAAAACAATAACCAAACCCCGGTACGTGCGCGCTGGCATTTAGCCGGAACGGCCCAGTTCGATGAAGCCGATTTGCCGCCCGATTTGCCCTGGGCGGTGCTGCCGTTTGACGCCGCCAGTCGTGCCCTGGCACGCCAACTGACAACCCAAAGATTAGTCGACGGCGGCCAGTTCAGCGGCACCGTAGTGCCTTGCACGGTGGCCTTTGGCGACGGCCCGACGGCGCGCCACCAACGCGGACTGCGGCGATGGCTGGCACGCTTACTGAACCCACGCAGCGCCCGCATCCGGGTCGGCAAACCGACCGACAACCCGAAATGGCTGCAGCGCCAGTTTTACCAAGGATTGGCGGCCAAACCCGAGTCCTTCGATGCGCTGTTTCAGTCAGTCATTGCCCAGCCCATGCTGGCGGATTTAAGCGGCGACGAACACCGCCGCGTTCGGCGCCACCTGAAAGTACTGGCGGCCCGCCCAAACCACACGCTGACGCGGCTGGGCGATCGCGTGCTGGGTTGGTTTTGGACGCGTTTTTACAGCGACGTCGAGATTGCCGGACTGACCCCCGTGCGCGGCGCCTTGGGCGACGCCACGCCGGTCTACCTATCGACCCATCGCTCGCACTTGGACTATTTACTGCTGTCGTGGGTGCTGTATCGGGCGCGCTTGGCGGTGCCTTTGGTCGCGGCCGGCATCAACCTGAACCTACCGCTGGTCGGCAGTGTGCTCCGCCGAGGCGGTGGTTTTTTCATCCGCCGCAGCTTCCAAGGTGACCCGCTGTACCCCCGTGTGGTTCAAGCCTATATCCATTCGCGCTTACTAAACCGCCAACCGCTGGAGTTCTTTCCGGAGGGCGGCCGCAGCCGTGATGGGTTAACGCGCACACTCAAACTTGGGCTATTGAAATACGTCGTCGAGGCCGCGCGCGATCCCGCGATGCCGCCGATTGCGTTGGTGCCGGTTGGCGTTGCCTACGATCGCATGCCCGACGGCGGTGGCTATCGCTATGAGCTAGAAGGTCGCAGCAAACGCAGCGAGGGTTTGGCCGACTTGCCCAAGGCCTGGCGGGCACTGCGCAGCGATCCGCTGGGCCGGGTTCGCGTCAGTTTCAGCCCCCCGCAGCGGCTGCACCGCGACAGCGCCCTAGCCGAGGTCGGCTGGGCCGTCGGTCAACAATGGCAAACCGACATGCCCGCCAGCGCGGTCGGCCAACTGGGGTTAATAGTGCCCGGCTTTGCCGGCCACCGCGCCCGCGTCAGCGAGCTGGGACGGGCGCTGGCCGTCTTACAAGCGGCAGCGGGACTGCCCCGGCGACGGGATTGCTTGGACGAAGTGCGCCAACTTGGCTACCTCGAACGTGACGAGGGCGAGGATGCCATTGTGTATGCACCGGCGGCGGCACGTGACCAGCTCTCCTATGCTGCCGGCGCCCTGCGCCACCGGGCTTTGGCACTGGGGCTGTTGTCAATTGCGGTGTTGGGCGGCGCGTCGGCCCGGCGCACCCACTCCCTGTTCGAACTGGCGTGGCCCAGCATGGCCCCGGATCTGTACTTAGATGCGGACTGGAGTCCGCCGTTGGACGCCGCTCGCAACGCCTTGGCCGAGGCCGGCCTGTTGGACCCGAAGCCGAATGCCAACTACCGCTTGCTGGCGGCGCTAGCCGAACCTGTGGTACCTGCGGTGACACGGATGCTGGCCATTTTACGCCAGCACCTAGATGCCCCCGACGCCGAGTTGGACGAGCAGTTGGCGCGGGCCCACGACGGCGCCCGCGATGCACTGCTGTTGTCCGGCCGCAGCGAGTTAAACGTACTGGATATCAAAGCTTACCGGCGCTTTGTCGTTCATTTGGACGACATCGGCGCGCGTGTCGATGGCCGCTTAACCCGCCGCGCACGGCGCACGGCGTCACGGCTATTGCTGGCGTTCGAGCAGTTGGATCGGCAATTTGTGATCTAA
- a CDS encoding class I SAM-dependent methyltransferase: MGIHPSLKQPLRIDFHAGDLARRARQGGEMLAKAVAAAKGLHVVDATAGLGRDAFLMMSAGARVTAIESSPTLGFWLAQNARGTAISVLQGAAQDHLAGLAPDVIYLDPMFPHRQKSAQVGGESQFLQAFAPPPDATEQAELLTLALDTARYRVVVKRPIKAPALADRVPSASIKGKAVRFDLYGIRKLP, from the coding sequence GTGGGTATTCACCCGAGTTTAAAACAACCCCTGCGAATCGATTTTCATGCTGGCGATTTGGCCCGGCGCGCGCGTCAGGGCGGCGAAATGCTGGCCAAGGCAGTGGCCGCGGCCAAGGGGCTGCACGTGGTCGACGCCACCGCCGGGTTGGGTCGGGATGCGTTCTTAATGATGTCCGCGGGCGCGCGGGTGACGGCGATTGAATCGTCGCCGACGCTGGGGTTTTGGCTGGCCCAAAATGCCCGCGGTACCGCTATATCGGTGCTCCAAGGCGCAGCCCAAGATCACTTGGCCGGTTTGGCGCCGGACGTGATCTATCTGGACCCGATGTTTCCGCACCGCCAAAAGTCGGCCCAGGTCGGCGGCGAATCCCAGTTTCTACAGGCCTTCGCGCCGCCGCCGGATGCGACCGAACAGGCCGAATTACTGACTTTGGCGCTGGATACGGCGCGTTATCGGGTGGTGGTTAAGCGGCCGATCAAGGCGCCGGCGCTGGCGGACCGGGTCCCAAGTGCATCAATCAAGGGCAAGGCGGTGCGTTTCGATCTGTACGGCATCCGCAAACTGCCTTAG
- a CDS encoding ABC transporter ATP-binding protein produces MNAPTVPVLQVHQLTKSVQLEDEVLHILESVELTINPSESVAIVGPSGSGKSTLLSLLAGLDQPSSGSIELMGKPFHDLSEDGRAAARAGTVGFVFQNFQLLPALTALENVMLPLELQGARDAEAKARHFMDEVGLGHRLNHQPGRLSGGEQQRVAIARAFATQPALLFADEPTGNLDSANSQKVEDLLFKLNAEFGTTLVLVTHDRELAKRCQRTLVLDNGTLVEAAHASTGA; encoded by the coding sequence ATGAACGCTCCAACGGTTCCGGTTTTACAGGTACACCAGCTAACCAAGTCGGTTCAGCTAGAAGATGAGGTCCTACATATACTGGAGTCGGTTGAGCTGACCATCAACCCTTCGGAGTCGGTCGCCATCGTCGGGCCGTCCGGTTCGGGCAAAAGCACTTTGCTGTCGTTGTTGGCCGGATTGGATCAGCCGAGCAGCGGTTCGATCGAATTGATGGGCAAGCCGTTTCATGATCTGAGTGAGGATGGACGTGCCGCAGCGCGCGCCGGCACGGTCGGGTTCGTGTTCCAAAATTTTCAGCTGTTGCCGGCACTGACGGCGCTGGAAAACGTCATGTTACCGCTGGAACTGCAAGGGGCCCGCGACGCCGAGGCCAAGGCACGCCACTTTATGGACGAAGTGGGATTGGGCCATCGCCTGAACCACCAGCCCGGGCGTCTGTCCGGGGGCGAACAGCAGCGCGTTGCCATTGCGCGCGCGTTCGCGACCCAGCCGGCGCTGTTATTTGCCGACGAGCCGACCGGTAACCTGGACAGTGCTAACAGCCAAAAAGTCGAGGACCTGCTGTTCAAGCTCAACGCCGAGTTCGGTACCACTCTGGTGTTGGTGACCCACGATCGTGAATTGGCCAAGCGCTGTCAGCGCACGCTGGTGTTGGACAATGGCACCCTAGTCGAGGCTGCGCATGCTAGCACTGGCGCTTAA
- a CDS encoding DUF1223 domain-containing protein: MQISTLVFFSLALAFGANALAADAPARRVIKPQAYLSPVQAQPLFELFQSEADPELPWGHVALRRLDQQPNWVPIAWHVQWRHTLDWPDGFAKPTSDARQDRLVAAGAIARFTPQSFINGHEWRGLLQGDAPPSPRLAEVGALTANIYPSGVIIVEHEPGPDFRHIGIELVANLALLAHPESRIVPIGPAAGVSYLASHSVILHEQAPYDPRLKRWRFKLSQEVLWPLDDPEPRLAIWIEPAATPRPIQSLLLTVKPKPPPPEED, translated from the coding sequence ATGCAAATATCAACTTTGGTTTTTTTCAGCCTGGCGCTGGCCTTTGGGGCGAATGCGCTGGCCGCGGATGCGCCCGCACGTCGCGTCATCAAACCCCAGGCCTACCTATCGCCGGTCCAGGCACAGCCGCTGTTCGAATTGTTCCAGTCCGAGGCCGACCCCGAATTACCCTGGGGCCATGTCGCCCTGCGGCGACTGGATCAACAGCCCAATTGGGTCCCCATCGCGTGGCACGTGCAGTGGCGTCATACCCTGGATTGGCCTGACGGCTTTGCCAAGCCGACTTCGGACGCGCGTCAGGACCGTTTGGTGGCGGCCGGGGCAATCGCCCGATTCACGCCCCAGTCGTTTATCAACGGCCACGAGTGGCGCGGACTATTACAAGGCGATGCGCCGCCATCCCCTAGGCTGGCCGAGGTCGGCGCGCTCACCGCGAACATCTACCCGTCAGGGGTCATCATCGTCGAACACGAGCCCGGGCCGGATTTTCGCCACATCGGCATTGAGCTGGTGGCGAACTTGGCGCTGTTGGCCCACCCAGAAAGCCGCATTGTACCGATTGGCCCGGCGGCGGGGGTCAGTTATCTAGCCAGCCATTCGGTCATTTTGCACGAGCAAGCCCCGTACGACCCGCGGCTCAAGCGCTGGCGGTTCAAGTTGAGTCAGGAAGTCCTGTGGCCGCTGGATGACCCCGAACCGAGACTGGCGATTTGGATCGAGCCGGCGGCGACGCCACGACCGATCCAATCACTGCTATTGACGGTTAAACCAAAGCCCCCGCCGCCCGAAGAGGACTAG
- the purL gene encoding phosphoribosylformylglycinamidine synthase has translation MRVIFGQEAFQTFEIQRRLSDLDASLSAQISAQWVYLVSGSEDSDKLARLLSEAPAGSGEFEAIVAPRRGTKSPWSSKATDIFQRVGLLGARVERAVIFHAPFDLTPWRAQLHDRMTESWVADVAALDGWFEDHAPASLGHVALGSDALSALAAANQTLGLALSDDEISYLADAFVDLGRDPTDVELMMFAQANSEHCRHKIFNASWTIDGKDQDKSLFRMIRDTHAAASEGVLSAYSDNAAVVEGFSANRLWPNRDGLYQTHAEPAHMLIKVETHNHPTAISPFAGAATGAGGEIRDEGATGEGAKPKAGLTGFTTSHLRIPGNIQPWEGAESKPERLAAPLEIMLDGPLGGASFNNEFGRPNLCGYFRDFEWQDWGYHKPIMLAGGLGTVREQHALKAEFAAGSLLVVLGGPGMLIGLGGGAASSVASGDSSADLDFASVQRGNPEMERRCQEVIDQCWRRGSDNPILFIHDVGAGGLSNALPELVKDGGTGGRFDIRKVLLDEPGMSPLEIWCNESQERYVLAIAPDQIETFEAICARERCPFAVVGEATDEQRLVVHDSLLGDTPVDLPLDVLFGKAPKMHRASARQTHQWAALDTGDLSLDQAAQQVLAHPTVASKKFLITIGDRSITGLVHRDQMVGPWQVPVADCAVTLLDFESDAGEAMSLGERTPLAILDGPASARVALAEALTNLYAAPVAGLADVRLSANWMAAADHDGEGAVLFDTVQALSLACQDLGISVPVGKDSMSMKTKWDDQQNVSPVSLVVSAFAPLASVKHCLTPQIDPTVESQLWWMPLDTNLAMGGSILAQTLNQMGDQAPDVADISRLKALLNWLNQYRDALIGYHDISDGGLWASLCEMAFASRCGLEISLHKLDPWQALFSETPGVVVQVPMTLATEARRSAEKLGLMAIHLGAPSTEHQRIQVMHEGHTVIDRPRATLERVWAKVSYEMAALRDNPACAREEYNGLIDDLDPGLSAQVSFTMTSAPAITGTRPRVAILREQGVNGQIEMAGAFHAAGFDAVDVHMQDLIAQPDLLASFQGMAACGGFSYGDVLGAGGGWAAGILESQALRDAFSAYFERNETFTLGVCNGCQMVSRLKSIIPGAAHWPTFERNLSRQFEARLSRVEILKSASVLLDGMQGSVLPIAVAHGEGRAQLSTAGTLALVGRDMTAMRYVDNYGQVANHYPANPNGSTEGLNGFCSDDGRVTIMMPHPERVTRTLQHSWAPADWQGDAPWSRLFDNARSFTR, from the coding sequence ATGCGCGTGATTTTTGGCCAGGAAGCCTTTCAGACCTTCGAAATTCAACGTCGCCTAAGTGACTTGGATGCCAGCCTCAGCGCGCAGATTTCGGCTCAATGGGTCTATTTGGTCAGCGGTAGCGAGGACTCTGACAAGCTTGCGCGCTTGCTGTCCGAGGCGCCCGCTGGCAGCGGCGAGTTCGAGGCCATTGTCGCCCCTCGTCGCGGCACCAAGTCGCCCTGGTCGAGCAAAGCTACCGACATTTTTCAGCGTGTGGGTTTGCTCGGCGCTCGGGTTGAGCGTGCGGTTATCTTCCACGCGCCTTTTGATTTGACGCCGTGGCGCGCCCAGTTGCACGACCGGATGACCGAATCTTGGGTCGCGGACGTGGCGGCCTTGGACGGTTGGTTTGAGGACCATGCGCCGGCGTCACTGGGCCATGTTGCCCTTGGCTCGGATGCCCTAAGCGCCCTGGCGGCGGCTAACCAAACACTCGGTTTGGCGCTGTCGGACGACGAAATCAGTTACTTGGCGGATGCCTTTGTCGATTTGGGGCGGGACCCGACCGACGTCGAACTGATGATGTTCGCCCAGGCCAACTCAGAGCATTGCCGCCACAAAATCTTTAACGCGAGCTGGACCATCGACGGCAAGGACCAGGACAAGTCCCTGTTCCGTATGATCCGCGATACCCACGCCGCGGCGTCCGAGGGCGTGCTTAGCGCGTACAGCGACAATGCAGCGGTGGTCGAGGGCTTCAGCGCCAATCGCTTGTGGCCAAACCGTGATGGGCTGTATCAAACGCACGCGGAACCGGCGCACATGCTGATTAAGGTCGAAACCCACAACCACCCCACGGCGATCAGTCCGTTTGCCGGCGCCGCCACCGGCGCAGGTGGCGAGATTCGCGACGAAGGCGCAACCGGAGAGGGCGCCAAGCCCAAGGCCGGGTTGACCGGTTTTACCACGTCGCACCTGCGTATTCCCGGCAATATCCAGCCGTGGGAGGGCGCCGAGTCAAAACCGGAACGGTTGGCGGCACCGCTGGAAATCATGTTGGACGGTCCGCTGGGTGGTGCCAGTTTCAACAACGAATTCGGTCGTCCCAACCTGTGTGGTTATTTCCGCGACTTTGAATGGCAAGATTGGGGCTACCACAAACCGATCATGTTGGCCGGTGGCCTGGGCACCGTACGCGAACAGCATGCGCTGAAAGCCGAGTTCGCGGCCGGCAGTTTATTGGTGGTGTTGGGCGGTCCGGGCATGTTGATTGGCCTGGGCGGCGGTGCCGCCAGTTCAGTCGCCTCGGGTGACTCGTCGGCGGATTTGGACTTTGCCTCGGTCCAGCGCGGTAACCCCGAAATGGAGCGCCGTTGCCAAGAAGTCATCGACCAATGCTGGCGCCGCGGTAGCGACAATCCGATCCTGTTCATTCACGATGTCGGCGCCGGCGGCCTGTCCAATGCGCTGCCGGAACTGGTCAAAGACGGCGGCACCGGTGGCCGCTTCGACATCCGCAAGGTGTTGCTCGACGAGCCGGGCATGAGCCCGCTGGAAATATGGTGCAACGAAAGCCAAGAGCGTTACGTGTTGGCGATTGCGCCGGACCAGATCGAGACCTTTGAGGCGATCTGTGCCCGCGAGCGCTGCCCGTTTGCGGTCGTCGGTGAAGCCACTGACGAGCAGCGCCTGGTCGTTCACGACAGTTTGCTGGGTGACACGCCGGTCGATTTGCCGCTGGATGTGCTGTTTGGCAAGGCGCCAAAAATGCACCGCGCCAGCGCCCGCCAGACCCATCAGTGGGCCGCGCTGGACACCGGTGACCTGAGTCTGGATCAGGCTGCCCAACAGGTACTGGCTCACCCCACGGTGGCGAGCAAAAAATTCTTGATTACGATCGGAGACCGCAGCATTACCGGCTTGGTCCACCGCGACCAAATGGTCGGCCCGTGGCAGGTTCCGGTGGCGGATTGCGCGGTCACATTGCTGGACTTCGAGAGCGATGCCGGCGAAGCCATGAGCTTGGGCGAACGCACCCCCTTGGCGATCCTGGACGGACCGGCCAGTGCGCGTGTCGCATTAGCCGAGGCGCTGACGAACCTGTACGCGGCGCCGGTCGCCGGGTTGGCGGATGTTCGGTTAAGTGCTAACTGGATGGCCGCAGCGGATCACGACGGCGAGGGCGCGGTCTTGTTTGACACCGTCCAGGCGCTGTCGTTGGCTTGTCAGGACCTGGGCATCAGTGTTCCGGTCGGCAAAGATTCCATGAGCATGAAAACCAAGTGGGACGATCAACAAAACGTCTCGCCGGTGTCGCTGGTGGTCAGTGCCTTTGCGCCCTTGGCCAGCGTTAAACACTGCCTGACGCCGCAAATTGACCCCACTGTCGAATCCCAGCTGTGGTGGATGCCGCTGGATACCAATCTGGCGATGGGCGGCAGCATTCTGGCCCAGACCCTGAACCAAATGGGTGATCAGGCGCCGGATGTGGCGGATATTTCGCGCCTCAAAGCCCTGCTTAATTGGCTCAACCAATACCGTGATGCGCTGATTGGTTACCACGACATCAGCGACGGTGGGCTGTGGGCGAGTTTGTGCGAAATGGCCTTTGCCAGCCGCTGTGGTTTGGAAATTTCCCTGCACAAACTCGACCCCTGGCAAGCGCTGTTCTCGGAGACCCCGGGCGTCGTCGTCCAGGTGCCGATGACGCTGGCGACGGAAGCGCGACGCAGCGCTGAAAAGTTGGGCCTGATGGCGATCCATTTGGGCGCGCCGTCGACCGAACACCAGCGTATCCAAGTGATGCACGAAGGGCATACGGTCATCGACCGGCCGCGGGCAACCTTGGAGCGGGTGTGGGCCAAGGTCAGCTACGAGATGGCCGCATTGCGTGACAATCCGGCCTGCGCGCGCGAGGAATACAACGGTCTGATCGATGATTTGGACCCGGGCCTGAGTGCCCAGGTCAGCTTTACCATGACCTCGGCGCCGGCGATCACGGGCACCCGTCCACGTGTGGCGATTCTGCGTGAGCAGGGCGTCAACGGCCAAATCGAAATGGCGGGTGCGTTTCACGCGGCCGGTTTCGACGCGGTCGACGTGCATATGCAAGACCTGATCGCGCAACCGGACCTACTGGCATCGTTCCAAGGCATGGCGGCCTGTGGCGGCTTTAGCTACGGCGATGTGCTGGGCGCAGGCGGCGGCTGGGCGGCGGGCATTTTGGAATCGCAGGCACTGCGCGACGCCTTCAGTGCCTATTTCGAGCGTAACGAGACATTTACTTTGGGCGTCTGTAATGGCTGCCAAATGGTCTCGCGGCTAAAATCTATCATACCGGGCGCGGCGCACTGGCCGACCTTTGAGCGCAACCTAAGTCGTCAGTTCGAGGCGCGCTTATCACGCGTCGAAATTCTGAAGTCGGCCTCGGTGCTGCTCGACGGTATGCAAGGCTCGGTGTTGCCGATTGCGGTTGCGCACGGCGAGGGCCGAGCTCAATTGTCGACCGCTGGGACCCTGGCCTTGGTCGGGCGCGACATGACCGCGATGCGCTATGTCGATAACTACGGTCAGGTCGCCAACCATTACCCGGCCAATCCGAATGGCTCGACCGAAGGGTTGAACGGGTTTTGTTCGGATGATGGTCGCGTGACTATCATGATGCCGCACCCGGAACGGGTCACGCGTACGCTTCAGCACTCTTGGGCGCCGGCGGATTGGCAGGGCGATGCACCCTGGTCGCGCCTGTTTGACAACGCCCGCAGCTTTACCCGCTAG
- the dgt gene encoding dGTP triphosphohydrolase encodes MNWESLLSRHRWCAPGEWRARDDSSVRKQFHRDYDRIIFSDAFRRLGSKTQVHPLSNNDQVRTRLSHSLEVSCVGRTFGMVAGEWLASQGELPAGLHPDDLGTVVQAAALAHDIGNPPFGHAGEDAIRFFFRSPRGRARTQPLAQVLRDELESFEGNAQGLRVLTQMDPHRDAGGMRLSAASLGTFVKYPWTRDAAASGKYGVNHSEWAIFSEAAEHLGMVRQSANRFARHPLVYLVEAADDACYSVIDIEDAVEMGVIEFDQARSLLLPLIERAEHAALDGLAPHQFLYRARGILIDRLESQMVAALARHYDAMLAGQPVPDLLADSPVGELKAFARANIYQSEVKQLTQSNAREALFNVLDLLTGALHERYLAGRQRHGYSASARWVLTHLKRSLPAAELPLYSQYQQALDYVSGMTDPYLLSFAKGLQERR; translated from the coding sequence TTGAACTGGGAATCGTTACTGAGTCGACACCGTTGGTGTGCACCGGGGGAATGGCGTGCGCGTGACGATTCCAGCGTTCGAAAACAATTCCATCGTGACTACGACCGGATCATTTTCTCGGATGCGTTTCGGCGTTTAGGGTCCAAGACCCAGGTCCACCCCCTTAGTAACAACGACCAGGTGCGCACTCGGCTGAGCCATTCATTGGAGGTCAGTTGTGTCGGGCGGACCTTTGGTATGGTCGCCGGCGAGTGGTTGGCCAGCCAGGGTGAGTTGCCGGCCGGGTTGCACCCGGACGACCTGGGCACGGTGGTCCAGGCGGCGGCGTTGGCGCACGACATTGGCAATCCGCCGTTTGGACACGCCGGCGAAGACGCGATCCGGTTTTTCTTTCGCAGCCCGCGTGGACGAGCCCGCACTCAGCCGCTGGCCCAAGTGCTGCGCGATGAACTCGAGAGCTTTGAGGGCAACGCTCAGGGTCTTCGGGTGCTGACCCAGATGGACCCGCACCGGGACGCGGGTGGTATGCGACTCAGTGCCGCGTCGCTGGGAACCTTTGTTAAATACCCCTGGACGCGCGACGCGGCGGCGAGCGGCAAATACGGCGTGAATCACAGCGAATGGGCCATTTTTTCAGAGGCCGCCGAGCATCTGGGCATGGTTCGCCAAAGCGCCAATCGATTTGCGCGCCATCCGCTGGTGTACCTGGTTGAAGCCGCGGATGACGCCTGTTACAGCGTGATCGATATCGAGGACGCGGTGGAAATGGGGGTGATCGAGTTTGATCAGGCGCGTAGCCTGCTGTTGCCGTTGATTGAGCGGGCCGAACACGCGGCACTGGATGGGTTGGCGCCGCATCAATTCCTGTACCGCGCCCGCGGCATTTTAATCGACCGCTTGGAAAGCCAAATGGTTGCAGCGCTGGCGCGTCATTACGACGCTATGCTGGCGGGCCAGCCGGTGCCGGATCTGCTGGCGGATAGCCCCGTGGGTGAACTAAAGGCCTTTGCGCGTGCCAATATTTACCAATCCGAAGTTAAGCAGCTGACCCAAAGCAATGCCCGCGAGGCGCTGTTTAATGTGCTGGACCTGTTGACCGGTGCGCTTCACGAGCGCTACTTGGCGGGGCGCCAGCGCCACGGTTACAGCGCCAGCGCGCGGTGGGTGCTGACGCACTTAAAGCGTTCACTGCCGGCGGCCGAATTGCCGCTGTATAGCCAGTACCAGCAGGCGCTGGATTATGTATCGGGGATGACCGACCCCTACTTGTTGTCGTTCGCCAAGGGTCTACAGGAGCGGCGCTAG
- a CDS encoding arylesterase — MRLFLLSLCLWIGVAHSAPILVFGDSLSAAYGLEEEQGWAWLLKSRLQSNGDDREVINLSVSGETTGGGLARLPDALARYQPSIVVLELGANDGLRGLSPARMQANLSRMIESAQAIDAQVLVLGMRLPPSYGKRYVDRFEATYPRLAEQHQVALMPFMLAPLGVDESLFQDDRLHPTADAQPILLDAIWPFLAPLL, encoded by the coding sequence ATGCGTCTATTCCTACTCAGTCTGTGCCTATGGATCGGCGTCGCCCACAGCGCCCCGATTTTGGTCTTCGGGGACAGCCTATCCGCCGCCTACGGGCTGGAGGAAGAGCAAGGCTGGGCGTGGCTGTTAAAATCGCGTCTTCAAAGTAATGGGGACGATCGGGAGGTCATCAACCTCAGTGTGTCCGGTGAGACAACGGGCGGTGGTCTGGCGCGTCTGCCCGACGCACTGGCGCGCTACCAACCCAGCATCGTGGTTTTAGAATTGGGCGCCAACGATGGCCTGCGCGGCCTAAGCCCAGCACGCATGCAGGCTAACCTGTCACGCATGATCGAATCCGCCCAGGCCATTGATGCCCAGGTCCTGGTGCTGGGCATGCGACTGCCGCCGAGCTATGGCAAGCGCTACGTCGACCGCTTTGAGGCGACCTACCCACGGCTGGCCGAGCAGCACCAGGTTGCGTTGATGCCATTTATGCTGGCGCCACTGGGGGTCGATGAGTCGCTGTTTCAAGACGACCGCTTGCACCCCACCGCCGACGCCCAACCGATCTTGCTGGACGCCATTTGGCCGTTTCTAGCGCCGCTCCTGTAG